Proteins encoded by one window of Trichocoleus sp. FACHB-46:
- a CDS encoding STAS domain-containing protein, which produces MRTNPLLISYPSPDFSGASATDVREEIQDALGAGIKTFLINFQEIESMDSAGLRILVAILKDVQTAQGQLFLCSLNEPIQLLLEEAGISRTFSIFANQAEFQETGLGA; this is translated from the coding sequence ATGCGGACTAATCCCCTCCTGATTTCTTATCCCTCTCCAGACTTTAGTGGTGCCTCTGCGACCGACGTTCGTGAGGAAATTCAGGATGCCCTTGGGGCTGGAATCAAGACGTTCTTGATTAACTTTCAAGAGATCGAATCGATGGATAGCGCCGGATTAAGGATTTTAGTCGCGATTCTCAAGGATGTTCAAACAGCCCAAGGGCAATTGTTTCTATGCTCCCTCAATGAGCCCATTCAGCTTCTTCTAGAAGAAGCTGGTATTAGTCGGACCTTCTCTATTTTCGCGAATCAAGCTGAGTTTCAAGAGACGGGGCTAGGAGCTTGA
- a CDS encoding antibiotic biosynthesis monooxygenase: MKYVLIIHEVEDYKSWKKIFDDASDIRREAGERAYQVLKYESNPNKVVHFSSWTSIEDAKRFFESPELVKIRADAGVKSPDFIYLEQLESGVL; encoded by the coding sequence ATGAAATATGTACTGATCATTCATGAAGTTGAAGACTATAAGTCATGGAAGAAGATTTTCGATGATGCCTCCGATATAAGAAGGGAAGCTGGAGAGAGAGCGTATCAGGTCTTAAAGTATGAAAGTAATCCTAACAAAGTGGTGCATTTCTCATCCTGGACATCGATAGAGGATGCCAAGCGATTTTTTGAATCTCCTGAACTTGTGAAGATAAGAGCCGATGCTGGAGTAAAGTCTCCTGATTTCATATATTTAGAGCAACTAGAGTCAGGGGTTTTGTAG